One Pseudonocardia abyssalis DNA segment encodes these proteins:
- a CDS encoding 4-(cytidine 5'-diphospho)-2-C-methyl-D-erythritol kinase: MLSAVPPPVTVRVPAKINLHLAVGPLRGDGFHDLVTVFHAVSLFDEVSVAHGDEPGIEVFGEGVTEVPVDETNLAWRAVQLLADQAGRDPDVRLVLRKGIPVAGGMAGGSADAAATLVGLSALWKLDLTRDELAPLAAELGSDVTFALYGGTALGTGRGERIVPVLSRHPQHWVVALHRGGLSTPKVFGELDRLRAGSEPTERPVEPVLEAIAGGDPRQLALSLGNDLQAAAVSMVPELRRTLRAGVDAGALAGIVSGSGPTCAFLCSGADAAMDVATELAGLGVCRTVRVAHGPVPGARIIDNQEATRG, translated from the coding sequence GTGCTGTCCGCCGTCCCGCCCCCGGTCACCGTGCGGGTCCCTGCCAAGATCAACCTGCATCTGGCGGTGGGACCCCTGCGCGGCGACGGCTTCCACGACCTCGTCACCGTCTTCCACGCGGTGAGCCTGTTCGACGAGGTGTCGGTCGCCCACGGTGACGAGCCGGGCATCGAGGTCTTCGGCGAGGGCGTCACCGAGGTCCCCGTCGACGAGACCAACCTGGCGTGGCGCGCGGTGCAGCTCCTCGCCGACCAGGCCGGGCGCGATCCCGACGTGCGGCTGGTGCTGCGCAAGGGCATCCCGGTCGCCGGGGGGATGGCGGGGGGCAGCGCCGACGCGGCCGCGACGCTGGTCGGGCTCTCCGCGCTGTGGAAGCTCGACCTCACCCGCGACGAGCTGGCCCCGCTGGCCGCCGAGCTGGGCAGCGACGTCACGTTCGCGCTCTACGGCGGCACCGCGCTGGGCACCGGGCGCGGCGAGCGGATCGTGCCGGTGCTCTCGCGGCACCCGCAGCACTGGGTGGTCGCGCTGCACCGCGGCGGGCTGTCGACGCCGAAGGTGTTCGGCGAGCTCGACCGCCTGCGAGCGGGGTCCGAGCCCACCGAGCGTCCGGTGGAGCCCGTGCTCGAGGCCATCGCCGGCGGCGACCCCCGGCAGCTCGCGCTGTCGCTGGGCAACGATCTGCAGGCCGCGGCCGTCAGCATGGTCCCCGAGCTCCGACGGACGCTGCGCGCGGGCGTCGACGCGGGAGCGCTCGCCGGGATCGTCTCCGGGTCCGGACCCACCTGCGCGTTCCTGTGCAGCGGGGCCGACGCGGCCATGGACGTGGCCACCGAGCTGGCCGGGCTCGGGGTGTGCCGCACGGTGCGCGTCGCGCACGGGCCGGTGCCGGGGGCCCGCATCATCGACAACCAGGAAGCGACACGCGGCTGA
- a CDS encoding DHA2 family efflux MFS transporter permease subunit, translating to MTTRQPVRGADGTPANPWPALWALVLGFFMILVDSTIVSVATPAIMADLGVGVDPVVWVTSAYLLAYAVPLLVTGRLGDRFGPRRVYLLGLVVFTLASLWCGLTDTLGELIVARVVQGLGAALITPQTMAVITRTFPAENRGRAMSLWGAVAGIATLVGPILGGVLVDGLGWEWIFFINVPVGIVGFVLAVRLVPELPTHVRRFDLVGVALSAVGMFLLVFGIQEGQTYDWGTIVGPISVWSLIVAGVVVLAGFVLWQRRAAEPLVRLALFRDRNFSLANVVITTVGFTVTAMVFPILFYAQAVLGLSPTGSALLLVPMAVVSGGLAPVVGRLSDRVHPRVLAGVGLASWSVSLVWLAAVMGPDTPIWQLLLPIALLGVANGFVWAPVSTTATRNLPPADAGAGSGVYNTTRQVGAVLGSAAIAALIASRLVANLPAVPGGGASETVAQLPEALHAGFATAMAQALLLPAGVVLIGLVAALGFALPRHLARSRPATGATTVTPVG from the coding sequence ATGACCACCCGGCAGCCGGTGCGGGGAGCGGACGGGACCCCTGCGAACCCGTGGCCCGCCCTCTGGGCGCTCGTCCTCGGCTTCTTCATGATCCTGGTGGACTCCACGATCGTCTCCGTCGCGACGCCCGCGATCATGGCCGACCTCGGGGTCGGCGTGGACCCGGTCGTCTGGGTGACCAGTGCGTACCTGCTGGCCTACGCCGTGCCGCTGCTGGTCACCGGCCGGCTCGGCGACCGCTTCGGCCCGCGCCGGGTCTACCTCCTCGGGCTCGTGGTCTTCACGCTGGCCTCGCTGTGGTGCGGGCTGACGGACACGCTCGGCGAGCTCATCGTCGCCCGGGTGGTGCAGGGCCTCGGGGCCGCGCTGATCACGCCGCAGACGATGGCCGTGATCACCCGGACGTTCCCGGCGGAGAACCGTGGCCGCGCGATGAGCCTGTGGGGCGCCGTCGCCGGCATCGCCACCCTCGTCGGGCCGATCCTGGGCGGGGTGCTGGTCGACGGCCTCGGCTGGGAGTGGATCTTCTTCATCAACGTGCCGGTGGGCATCGTCGGGTTCGTGCTCGCCGTGCGGCTGGTGCCCGAGCTCCCGACGCACGTCCGCCGGTTCGACCTGGTCGGTGTCGCGCTCAGCGCCGTCGGCATGTTCCTGCTGGTCTTCGGCATCCAGGAGGGCCAGACCTACGACTGGGGCACGATCGTCGGCCCGATCTCGGTGTGGTCGCTGATCGTCGCGGGCGTCGTGGTGCTGGCGGGGTTCGTGCTCTGGCAGCGGCGCGCGGCGGAGCCGCTGGTGCGGCTCGCACTGTTCCGCGACCGGAACTTCAGCCTGGCCAACGTGGTGATCACGACGGTCGGCTTCACCGTCACCGCGATGGTCTTCCCGATCCTGTTCTACGCCCAGGCCGTGCTCGGGCTGAGCCCCACCGGGTCGGCGCTGCTGCTCGTGCCCATGGCGGTCGTCTCCGGCGGGCTGGCCCCGGTGGTCGGACGCCTGAGCGACCGGGTCCACCCGCGGGTGCTCGCGGGTGTCGGGCTGGCGTCGTGGTCGGTGTCGTTGGTGTGGCTCGCCGCCGTGATGGGCCCGGACACCCCGATCTGGCAGCTGCTGCTCCCGATCGCGCTGCTGGGCGTGGCCAACGGATTCGTCTGGGCTCCGGTGTCCACCACCGCCACCCGCAACCTGCCGCCCGCCGACGCCGGGGCGGGCTCGGGTGTCTACAACACCACCCGCCAGGTCGGTGCCGTTCTGGGCAGCGCGGCCATCGCGGCGCTGATCGCCTCGCGGCTCGTCGCGAACCTGCCCGCCGTACCGGGTGGCGGCGCGTCGGAGACCGTCGCGCAGCTGCCCGAGGCGCTGCACGCCGGATTCGCCACGGCGATGGCGCAGGCCCTGCTGCTGCCCGCGGGCGTGGTGCTGATCGGGCTCGTGGCGGCGCTCGGGTTCGCGCTGCCCAGGCACCTGGCGCGGTCCCGGCCGGCCACGGGGGCGACCACCGTCACCCCGGTCGGGTAG
- the rsmA gene encoding 16S rRNA (adenine(1518)-N(6)/adenine(1519)-N(6))-dimethyltransferase RsmA: MTGPSRLLGPAEVRALADELGLRPTKKLGQNFVHDPNTVRRIVKAAQLSPDDVVVEVGPGLGSLTLALLPEVAGVHAVEIDPLLAARLPATVADRAPSLADRLTVVGADALRVTAAQLPGATALVANLPYNVGVPVVLHLLAELPALRRGLVMVQAEVAERLAAAPGSKAYGVPSAKLAWYAAARRAGPVPRAVFWPVPGVDSGLLAFDRRDPPPGDREAVFTLIDAAFAQRRKALRSGLAGWAGSPAAAEEALRAAGIDPMTRAERLGIDDFARLAAV; this comes from the coding sequence GTGACCGGACCCTCCCGACTGCTCGGCCCGGCGGAGGTGCGGGCCCTCGCCGACGAGCTGGGCCTGCGACCGACGAAGAAGCTCGGCCAGAACTTCGTGCACGACCCGAACACGGTGCGCCGCATCGTGAAGGCCGCGCAGCTCTCGCCGGACGACGTGGTCGTGGAGGTCGGCCCGGGCCTCGGGTCGCTGACGCTCGCGCTGCTGCCCGAGGTGGCGGGCGTGCACGCCGTCGAGATCGATCCGCTGCTCGCCGCCCGGCTGCCCGCCACCGTCGCCGACCGGGCCCCGTCGCTGGCCGACCGGCTCACCGTCGTCGGCGCCGACGCCCTGCGTGTCACCGCCGCGCAGTTGCCGGGCGCCACCGCCCTGGTCGCGAACCTGCCCTACAACGTCGGCGTGCCGGTCGTGCTGCACCTGCTCGCGGAGCTGCCCGCGCTGCGCCGGGGCCTGGTGATGGTGCAGGCCGAGGTGGCCGAGCGCCTGGCCGCGGCGCCGGGCAGCAAGGCCTACGGCGTGCCGAGCGCGAAGCTGGCCTGGTACGCCGCGGCCCGGCGGGCGGGCCCGGTGCCGCGCGCGGTGTTCTGGCCGGTGCCGGGTGTCGACTCCGGGTTGCTGGCCTTCGACCGTCGTGACCCCCCGCCCGGTGACCGCGAGGCCGTGTTCACGCTGATCGACGCCGCGTTCGCCCAGCGACGCAAGGCGCTGCGCAGCGGGCTGGCCGGCTGGGCGGGGTCGCCCGCCGCGGCCGAGGAGGCACTGCGGGCCGCCGGAATCGACCCGATGACCCGTGCCGAGCGGCTGGGGATCGACGATTTCGCCCGCCTCGCGGCGGTCTGA
- a CDS encoding transglycosylase family protein → MVDVSARARRRAALARVGEFVPSEPLSPQPSPSSQSLRVGGPDSLPLDDDHWFGTADEFPAPSAAPASEMWPAETAFGRPDRMRRLGIPEIESLPPTGPIALVRNDLVRDDQRPEELTGELAPYSDDLTGPLPVAAPVDDEPHTEQFAAIAPDAPVAIPAAADETPADEPPADETPAIERSAATRVPDPRRARTTTRVGVRATVLAVLLALVGGGASALAMDKTVVLSVDGQERTLHTFAGDVAGALAAAGLAPTPQDRVQPALPTDVADGDYIIVNRARPLTLVEGGQERQIWTTAASVQDALAGLGLDAAPIQMSASPEAPIPLSGLALELNIPRTVSLADGSAAQVPVTTMAGTVAGLLAEQGVTLGPDDVSVPSPDSILAEGTAIQIVRNGEGEVIETRTIEPPEQIVEDPEMPRGDREVVDPGTPGEQTAVVRVFVQNGQEVRRVQVRAGSTTPPTPRIVKVGTNDDVPQAPVVSDGGVWDRLVQCEATGNWAINTGNGYYGGLQFDRSTWHAYGGGEYADLPHQASREEQIAIATKVRDDRGGYGAWPACSRKLGLPR, encoded by the coding sequence GTGGTCGACGTATCCGCGCGCGCGCGACGCCGTGCCGCACTCGCCCGCGTGGGCGAGTTCGTGCCCTCCGAGCCGCTGTCCCCCCAGCCGTCGCCGTCCTCCCAGTCACTGCGCGTCGGCGGCCCGGACTCCCTCCCCCTCGACGACGACCACTGGTTCGGCACCGCCGACGAGTTCCCGGCCCCCTCCGCGGCGCCCGCGAGCGAGATGTGGCCCGCCGAGACGGCCTTCGGCCGCCCGGACCGCATGCGCCGCCTCGGCATCCCCGAGATCGAGAGCCTGCCCCCGACCGGCCCGATCGCCCTGGTGCGCAACGACCTGGTGCGCGACGACCAGCGGCCCGAGGAGCTCACCGGCGAGCTGGCCCCGTACTCCGACGACCTGACCGGCCCCCTCCCGGTCGCTGCCCCGGTCGACGACGAGCCGCACACCGAGCAGTTCGCGGCGATCGCGCCGGACGCCCCTGTCGCGATCCCGGCGGCCGCCGACGAGACCCCCGCCGACGAGCCCCCCGCCGACGAGACCCCCGCCATCGAGCGGTCCGCCGCCACGCGGGTCCCCGACCCCCGACGCGCGCGCACCACCACCCGGGTCGGCGTCCGCGCCACCGTGCTGGCCGTGCTGCTCGCCCTCGTCGGCGGTGGCGCGAGCGCACTGGCGATGGACAAGACCGTCGTGCTCTCCGTCGACGGCCAGGAGCGCACGCTCCACACGTTCGCCGGTGACGTCGCGGGTGCGCTGGCCGCGGCGGGCCTGGCCCCGACCCCGCAGGACCGCGTGCAGCCCGCGCTGCCCACCGACGTGGCCGACGGCGACTACATCATCGTCAACCGCGCCCGCCCGCTCACGCTCGTCGAGGGCGGCCAGGAGCGGCAGATCTGGACCACGGCCGCGTCCGTCCAGGACGCGCTGGCCGGTCTGGGTCTCGACGCCGCGCCGATCCAGATGTCGGCGTCGCCGGAGGCCCCGATCCCGCTGTCCGGGCTCGCGCTGGAGCTGAACATCCCCCGCACGGTCAGCCTGGCCGACGGCTCCGCCGCGCAGGTGCCCGTCACGACCATGGCCGGCACCGTCGCCGGGCTGCTCGCCGAGCAGGGCGTCACCCTCGGCCCCGACGACGTCTCGGTCCCCAGCCCCGACTCGATCCTCGCCGAGGGCACCGCGATCCAGATCGTCCGCAACGGTGAGGGCGAGGTCATCGAGACCCGCACCATCGAGCCGCCCGAGCAGATCGTCGAGGACCCGGAGATGCCGCGCGGCGACCGCGAGGTCGTCGACCCGGGAACCCCCGGCGAGCAGACCGCGGTCGTGCGGGTCTTCGTCCAGAACGGCCAGGAGGTACGCCGCGTGCAGGTGCGCGCCGGGTCGACGACGCCGCCGACGCCGCGGATCGTGAAGGTCGGCACCAACGACGACGTGCCGCAGGCCCCCGTGGTCTCCGACGGCGGCGTGTGGGACCGGCTCGTGCAGTGCGAGGCCACCGGCAACTGGGCGATCAACACCGGCAACGGCTACTACGGCGGGCTGCAGTTCGACCGCTCCACCTGGCACGCCTACGGCGGCGGCGAGTACGCCGACCTGCCGCACCAGGCCAGCCGCGAGGAGCAGATCGCGATCGCCACGAAGGTCCGCGACGACCGCGGCGGCTACGGAGCCTGGCCCGCCTGTTCACGCAAGCTGGGCCTGCCGCGATGA
- a CDS encoding TatD family hydrolase, producing the protein MRRPAPEPPEPLGVPTVDSHTHLDACGCASAEDVRAAMDRAAAVNVTRAVTIADDLDGARFAVRAAHWDDRVHAAVALHPTRTAAVTDAERAEIEALAADPRVVAVGETGLDYHWDHSPPDAQQREFRWHIDLAKRLRKPLMIHDRDAHADVLRILREEGAPEAVVFHCFSGDAAMARECVDAGYVLSFAGPVTFKNSRDLQEAAVLVPEESFLVETDAPFLTPHPHRGRANEPYCLPWTVRGIAALRGVMAEDVADAARRNAERIFALDA; encoded by the coding sequence GTGAGGCGGCCCGCACCGGAGCCACCGGAACCGCTCGGTGTGCCCACCGTCGACTCCCACACCCATCTCGACGCCTGCGGTTGCGCGAGCGCCGAGGACGTCCGGGCCGCGATGGACCGCGCCGCGGCCGTCAACGTCACGCGAGCGGTCACCATCGCCGACGACCTCGACGGCGCCCGGTTCGCCGTCCGCGCCGCCCACTGGGACGACCGCGTCCACGCCGCCGTCGCCCTGCACCCGACGCGCACCGCCGCCGTCACCGACGCGGAGCGGGCCGAGATCGAGGCGCTGGCGGCGGACCCGCGGGTCGTCGCGGTGGGGGAGACGGGGCTCGACTACCACTGGGACCACTCCCCGCCCGACGCCCAGCAGCGCGAGTTCCGCTGGCACATCGACCTCGCCAAGCGCCTGCGCAAGCCGCTGATGATCCACGACCGCGACGCGCACGCCGACGTCCTGCGGATCCTCCGCGAGGAGGGGGCGCCGGAGGCGGTGGTGTTCCACTGCTTCTCCGGCGACGCGGCGATGGCGCGCGAATGCGTCGACGCCGGGTACGTGCTGTCGTTCGCGGGGCCCGTGACGTTCAAGAACTCCCGCGACCTGCAGGAGGCGGCGGTGCTGGTGCCCGAGGAGTCGTTCCTCGTGGAGACCGACGCCCCGTTCCTGACGCCGCACCCGCACCGCGGCCGGGCCAACGAGCCGTACTGCCTGCCGTGGACGGTGCGCGGCATCGCGGCGCTGCGCGGGGTGATGGCCGAGGACGTCGCCGACGCCGCGCGCCGCAACGCCGAGAGGATCTTCGCTCTCGACGCCTGA